In the genome of Staphylococcus durrellii, one region contains:
- the cntE gene encoding staphylopine family metallophore export MFS transporter CntE, which produces MKGAMSWTFLRLYILTLMFFSANAILNVFIPLRGHDLGATNTQIGIVMGAYMITAMFFRPWAGQIIARVGPIKILRIILLINTTALILYGFTGLEGYFLARVMQGVCTAFFSMSLQLGIIDALPEKHRSEGVSLYSLFSTIPNLIGPLIAVGIWHADNMTLFAVVIIVIVICTTIFGYRITFNEQEPNTTEKIEKLPFNAVTVYVQFFKNKELLNSGLIMIIVSIVFGAVSTFMPLYTLKFEFAHAGIFLTLQAIAVVAARFYLRKYIPSDGLWHPKYMVSVLSLLVIASFVIALGPQVGVSVFYASAVLVGITQAMVYPSLTSYLSIVLPKVGRNMLLGLFIACADLGISLGSAVMGPISDLVGFKWMYFICGVLVFCTMVISMLKRSNIVAKS; this is translated from the coding sequence ATGAAAGGTGCTATGTCTTGGACTTTTTTAAGATTATATATATTAACATTGATGTTCTTTAGTGCTAATGCGATTTTGAACGTCTTTATACCATTACGAGGTCATGATTTAGGTGCCACAAATACACAGATTGGTATTGTGATGGGCGCTTATATGATAACGGCAATGTTCTTTCGCCCATGGGCCGGACAGATTATTGCTCGAGTAGGCCCCATTAAAATATTGCGCATCATTCTACTTATCAATACGACAGCGTTAATTTTATATGGTTTCACTGGGTTAGAAGGCTACTTTTTAGCTCGCGTTATGCAGGGTGTATGTACTGCATTTTTCTCAATGTCATTACAACTAGGTATTATCGATGCTTTGCCAGAAAAACATCGTTCAGAAGGTGTATCGTTGTATTCATTGTTTTCTACTATTCCAAATTTGATTGGTCCACTAATCGCTGTGGGTATTTGGCATGCTGATAATATGACACTTTTTGCCGTTGTCATTATTGTTATTGTTATATGTACAACAATCTTTGGTTATCGTATAACATTTAATGAACAAGAGCCGAATACCACCGAGAAAATTGAAAAATTGCCATTCAATGCTGTAACGGTATATGTGCAATTTTTTAAAAATAAAGAATTACTGAATAGTGGTTTGATTATGATTATTGTGTCGATTGTTTTTGGTGCAGTGAGTACTTTTATGCCATTATATACATTGAAATTTGAATTTGCTCATGCTGGCATTTTTTTAACGCTTCAAGCTATTGCAGTCGTTGCAGCGAGATTTTATTTAAGAAAATATATTCCTTCAGATGGTTTATGGCACCCAAAGTATATGGTGTCGGTATTATCATTACTTGTCATTGCCTCATTTGTCATAGCACTCGGACCACAAGTAGGCGTCAGTGTTTTCTACGCGAGTGCTGTATTGGTAGGGATAACGCAAGCGATGGTCTACCCTTCATTAACTTCTTATCTAAGTATTGTGTTGCCTAAAGTAGGTCGCAATATGTTGTTAGGTTTATTTATCGCTTGTGCAGATTTAGGGATTTCTCTAGGAAGTGCCGTGATGGGACCGATATCAGACTTAGTAGGCTTTAAATGGATGTATTTTATTTGTGGTGTTCTCGTATTTTGCACTATGGTAATAAGCATGTTGAAACGCTCAAATATTGTGGCTAAAAGTTAA
- the rbsR gene encoding ribose utilization transcriptional repressor RbsR: MKKVSIRDVAGEAGVSVTAVSHILNDNKQRFSQATIKKVLEAKERLGYIPNKNAQQLRGTKTKLIGVLLPSLTNPFFSTIMQSMDQHKPDDVEIIFLTTINKGLEENIKHLVEHGVDGLVIGRFIDKPENLNAYLNKHKVPYVVLDQSEDNGFTDIIRTNEHEGGKSAAKHLIDYGHTNLAIIQPYELMANMKDRISGFEEYCDACNISMPVKIDTELSKLGGRNAVGQIISKKVTGIFAINDEIAIGAIRALIDKGITVPEDISIIGYDDIDFAKYMNPALTTIAQPMDDIGKVALKLIIEKVEGLSSKTEKIELPTQIIVRETTQRLK, translated from the coding sequence ATGAAAAAAGTATCTATTAGAGATGTGGCTGGGGAAGCGGGTGTATCTGTAACTGCTGTTTCTCATATTCTGAATGATAATAAGCAGCGTTTCTCACAAGCTACAATAAAAAAGGTGTTAGAGGCAAAGGAAAGACTGGGCTATATACCAAATAAAAATGCGCAACAATTACGTGGAACTAAAACCAAATTAATTGGCGTATTACTGCCAAGTTTAACGAACCCTTTTTTCTCAACTATTATGCAAAGTATGGATCAACATAAGCCGGACGACGTTGAGATTATATTTTTAACGACCATTAATAAAGGATTGGAAGAGAATATAAAACATTTGGTAGAGCACGGTGTAGACGGACTGGTCATTGGCCGATTTATAGATAAACCTGAAAATTTAAATGCGTATTTAAATAAACATAAAGTGCCGTATGTGGTTTTGGACCAAAGTGAAGATAATGGCTTCACCGATATCATACGTACAAATGAACATGAAGGTGGAAAGTCAGCCGCAAAGCATTTAATAGACTACGGGCATACTAACCTTGCAATTATACAACCTTACGAACTAATGGCTAACATGAAAGACAGAATTAGCGGTTTTGAGGAGTATTGTGATGCTTGTAATATCTCTATGCCTGTAAAGATAGATACGGAATTATCAAAACTTGGTGGTAGAAATGCCGTCGGTCAAATTATTAGTAAAAAAGTGACTGGCATTTTTGCGATAAATGATGAAATTGCTATAGGTGCCATACGCGCATTAATAGACAAAGGCATTACGGTACCTGAAGATATTTCAATTATTGGTTATGATGATATTGATTTTGCCAAATATATGAATCCAGCTTTAACGACAATTGCGCAACCTATGGACGACATTGGTAAGGTTGCATTAAAGCTTATTATTGAAAAAGTAGAAGGTTTAAGTAGTAAAACAGAGAAAATTGAATTACCTACACAAATAATAGTGCGGGAAACAACGCAAAGACTAAAATAA
- the rbsU gene encoding ribose/proton symporter RbsU: MNVVALLIGLGPLIGWGLFPTIASKFGGKPVNQIIGTTIGTLIFAGVFYLSTGHSFPTGMDLFFAILSGAGWSFGQIMTFKAFEYIGSSRAMPVTTAFQLLGASLWGVFALGNWPGISHKIIGFSALIVILIGARMTVWSEKTEATSSNYLKKAVVILLIGEIGYWLYSAAPQATDIGGKAAFLPQAIGMVIVAVVYGLINMKKENAFTNKITWLQIISGFFFAFAALTYLISAQPDMNGLATGFVLSQTSVVLATLTGIYFLNQRKTSKEMVITIIGLVLILVAATVTVFIK; encoded by the coding sequence ATGAACGTAGTAGCATTATTGATTGGGTTAGGACCATTAATAGGTTGGGGGTTATTTCCTACTATAGCATCAAAATTTGGTGGTAAACCGGTAAATCAAATTATTGGAACAACGATAGGAACTTTAATTTTTGCTGGAGTCTTTTATCTATCTACCGGACATAGCTTTCCAACGGGAATGGATTTATTTTTCGCGATATTGTCAGGAGCTGGTTGGAGTTTTGGTCAAATTATGACGTTTAAAGCTTTTGAGTACATAGGTTCATCAAGAGCGATGCCAGTAACAACAGCTTTCCAATTATTAGGTGCTTCACTTTGGGGCGTCTTTGCTTTAGGAAACTGGCCTGGCATTTCACATAAAATTATTGGTTTTAGTGCGTTAATCGTTATTTTAATTGGTGCACGTATGACGGTATGGAGTGAAAAGACTGAAGCTACTAGTAGTAATTATTTGAAAAAAGCAGTCGTTATTTTATTAATTGGGGAAATCGGCTATTGGTTATATTCAGCAGCACCTCAAGCAACTGATATCGGTGGTAAAGCAGCATTCCTACCACAGGCGATTGGTATGGTTATAGTAGCAGTCGTTTATGGCTTAATTAACATGAAAAAAGAAAACGCGTTTACCAATAAGATAACATGGTTGCAAATTATTTCAGGCTTCTTCTTTGCTTTTGCAGCATTAACTTATTTAATTTCGGCGCAGCCAGATATGAATGGTTTAGCTACTGGTTTCGTACTTTCTCAAACTTCAGTCGTGTTAGCAACGTTAACAGGTATTTACTTCTTAAACCAACGTAAGACTTCGAAAGAAATGGTTATTACTATTATTGGTTTAGTACTTATTTTAGTAGCGGCAACAGTAACGGTATTTATTAAATAG
- the rbsD gene encoding D-ribose pyranase — protein sequence MKKTEMLNSNVSKAIATIGHFDLLTINDAGMAIPNDDRRIDLAVTKELPLFIDVLKTVLAEMKIQKIYLAEEIKTQNAQQLKQIKALIEDDVEIEFIPHSTMKEYLSHPLNKGNIRTGEITPFSNIILESNVTF from the coding sequence ATGAAAAAAACAGAAATGCTTAACAGTAATGTATCCAAAGCAATTGCCACAATCGGCCATTTTGATTTATTAACAATTAATGACGCAGGTATGGCAATACCTAATGACGACAGAAGAATTGATTTAGCTGTGACAAAAGAATTACCATTATTTATAGACGTACTGAAAACTGTCTTAGCAGAAATGAAAATACAAAAAATTTATTTAGCCGAGGAAATTAAAACTCAAAATGCGCAACAATTAAAGCAAATTAAAGCATTAATTGAAGATGATGTTGAAATTGAATTTATTCCGCATTCAACAATGAAAGAATATCTTAGCCATCCATTGAATAAAGGGAATATACGTACTGGAGAAATCACACCATTTTCAAATATTATTTTAGAATCTAACGTTACATTTTAA
- the rbsK gene encoding ribokinase — MTNKVVVLGSTNVDQFLSVERYAKPGETLHVDNAQKAFGGGKGANQAIASARLNAQTTFISKVGKDDLANFMFDDFKEAGINTQYISKSDTADTGQAFITVDAEGHNTIYVYGGANMAITPEDVNTAKDEIAQSDYVVAQLEVPVDAIIQAFKIARDAGVTTILNPAPAETLPEELLALTDVIIPNEFEAAILSGISVDDKASMEQNAKYFLELGIKVVIITIGEQGTYYAVKEDSGFVEAYKVNALDTTAAGDTFIGAFVSKFDMSDLNLTEAIDYANKAASVTVQRSGAQASIPLAKEVQ; from the coding sequence ATGACAAACAAAGTAGTCGTTTTAGGATCAACAAATGTGGATCAATTTTTGTCAGTTGAACGTTATGCAAAACCGGGAGAAACGTTACATGTTGATAATGCACAGAAAGCTTTTGGCGGAGGAAAAGGTGCTAACCAAGCGATAGCTTCAGCTCGATTGAACGCACAAACTACCTTCATTTCCAAAGTCGGTAAAGATGATTTAGCTAACTTTATGTTTGATGATTTCAAAGAAGCTGGCATTAATACGCAATATATTTCAAAATCTGACACTGCCGACACAGGGCAAGCTTTTATCACGGTTGATGCTGAAGGTCATAACACGATATATGTATATGGTGGGGCTAATATGGCTATAACACCGGAAGACGTAAATACGGCAAAAGACGAGATTGCACAATCAGATTATGTCGTTGCTCAATTAGAAGTTCCTGTAGACGCGATAATCCAAGCTTTCAAAATTGCTAGAGATGCCGGGGTTACGACGATATTAAATCCAGCACCTGCAGAAACTTTACCAGAAGAATTATTGGCGTTAACCGATGTGATTATACCTAATGAATTTGAAGCCGCAATATTATCAGGTATTTCTGTTGATGATAAAGCATCAATGGAACAAAATGCGAAGTACTTTTTAGAATTAGGCATAAAGGTAGTCATTATTACGATAGGTGAGCAGGGAACTTATTATGCCGTGAAAGAGGACTCTGGATTTGTTGAAGCGTATAAAGTGAATGCTTTAGATACAACTGCAGCAGGTGACACATTTATCGGAGCGTTCGTCAGCAAGTTTGATATGAGTGATTTAAATTTAACTGAGGCCATCGATTATGCAAATAAAGCAGCATCAGTTACAGTACAGCGTAGTGGTGCCCAAGCATCAATCCCATTAGCTAAAGAAGTACAATAA
- a CDS encoding NAD-dependent protein deacylase, with product MENNIEQLKDIINNSNKITFFTGAGISVASGIPDFRSMGGLFDEISKEGYSPEYLLSADYLQDDPTGFMNFCHKRLLYTDKQPNNVHQWIAELEKSNQSLGVITQNIDGLHSVAGSEKVDELHGTLNHFYCINCHKDYSQSYVITNDLRHCEACDSAIRPDIVLYGEMLNQETIVNALNKIQQADTLVVLGSSLVVQPAAGLISNFEGQNLIIINKEPTPYDRDANLVFHEDMVTVINELNK from the coding sequence ATGGAAAACAATATCGAACAATTAAAAGATATTATTAATAATTCTAATAAAATCACATTTTTTACAGGGGCAGGTATATCTGTAGCAAGTGGTATTCCAGACTTTCGCTCTATGGGTGGCCTTTTCGATGAAATTTCAAAAGAGGGCTATTCTCCTGAATATTTATTAAGTGCCGATTATTTACAAGATGATCCAACAGGATTTATGAATTTTTGTCATAAACGCTTATTATATACTGATAAACAGCCTAATAATGTACATCAGTGGATTGCTGAGCTAGAAAAAAGTAATCAATCTCTAGGCGTCATTACCCAAAACATTGATGGGCTCCATTCAGTTGCTGGTAGTGAAAAAGTCGACGAATTACATGGTACGTTAAATCATTTTTATTGTATTAATTGCCATAAAGACTATTCGCAATCCTATGTCATTACTAATGATTTACGTCATTGTGAAGCATGCGATAGTGCTATTAGACCTGATATTGTACTTTACGGGGAAATGCTTAATCAAGAAACCATAGTTAATGCCCTAAATAAGATACAACAAGCCGATACGCTAGTCGTACTCGGATCGTCACTTGTAGTCCAACCAGCAGCAGGACTTATTTCAAATTTCGAAGGTCAAAACCTCATTATAATTAATAAAGAGCCCACACCTTATGATAGAGATGCAAACTTAGTTTTCCATGAAGACATGGTTACTGTAATTAATGAATTAAACAAATAA
- a CDS encoding alpha/beta hydrolase: protein MKKLWILGSSLIVIVVIVSLITFGMNKSQSNSNQQERKQHTQHSKYIKSQTPTLFLHGYAGTLNSEKYMVNQAKRKGATKNVITAVVSNNGQVQLKGKLKKNAKNPVVQVVLENNKQGDYDINAKWIKNVLVKLQDEYKIKKFNFVGHSMGNLSFANYMYLYGDDHSLPQLNKQVNIAGTFNGVLNLNEKVNEISVDKNGKPSRMNQPYQQLLKLKEIYKGKHISVLNIYGDIQDGTHSDGRVSNSSSKSLKYLLGNSPKSYKESKYEGQKAQHSELHENSKVANELIDFLWRNDD, encoded by the coding sequence GTGAAGAAGTTATGGATTTTAGGCAGTAGTTTAATAGTTATCGTTGTTATTGTGTCATTAATCACATTCGGGATGAATAAAAGCCAATCAAATTCTAATCAACAAGAACGTAAGCAACATACACAACATTCAAAATATATAAAAAGCCAAACACCAACGTTATTTTTACATGGTTATGCAGGGACGCTAAATTCCGAGAAATATATGGTGAATCAGGCTAAGAGAAAGGGCGCAACAAAGAATGTCATAACGGCTGTGGTGAGTAATAATGGCCAAGTTCAGTTAAAAGGAAAGCTGAAAAAGAATGCAAAGAATCCTGTCGTTCAAGTCGTGTTGGAAAATAATAAGCAAGGCGATTATGACATAAATGCAAAGTGGATTAAAAATGTCTTGGTGAAATTACAAGATGAATATAAAATTAAAAAGTTTAACTTCGTAGGACACTCGATGGGTAATTTATCTTTTGCCAACTATATGTATTTATATGGCGATGATCATTCATTGCCTCAATTAAACAAACAAGTAAACATCGCTGGTACGTTTAATGGCGTGTTGAATTTAAATGAAAAAGTAAATGAAATTTCAGTTGATAAAAATGGTAAACCAAGTCGTATGAATCAACCTTACCAACAACTACTTAAACTAAAAGAAATTTATAAAGGAAAACATATCTCAGTATTAAATATTTATGGAGATATACAAGACGGCACGCACTCTGATGGACGTGTATCGAATAGTTCCTCAAAATCATTAAAATATTTACTGGGAAATAGTCCTAAAAGCTACAAAGAGTCAAAATATGAAGGGCAAAAAGCACAACATAGTGAATTACATGAAAACAGCAAAGTTGCTAATGAATTAATAGACTTTCTGTGGAGGAATGATGATTAG
- a CDS encoding BCCT family transporter — protein sequence MIHRKLKDKLDWPVFIISGGVLIIFVVMSSLFTKATSHFIQQGFHYSITYFGAFWQFLLLVTFAVGLFLSITKYGRVRLGNISKPEMGYFKWAAIIITSGLGAGAIFWAAAEPMYYFIDVPPTMDASIKNKSVEAIPAAMAQSFTSWGYTAWAVYGAVSGIIIMYAHYNKGMKILPRTLLYPIFGKKLERNGLGSVIDIFCILGAVAGTIGTIGFFGFQFSYWLHSIFGVPDNIITQVVSVVGLIVVVTFSAVTGIDKGIQFLSKLNVWLALGVAAFIILIGPGIFILHTFMSSYGTYITHFISISTFRGDNKWAGAWMLFFFGWFIGYGPLMGMLVARVSRGRTIREIFILVSILAGLVSQIWFTILGGSGLFYERHQAGTISHPLEENGLPAAVISIANHLPLGSLVVIALLLLTLIFVITTADTMSYSISMSVTGQGDPPKIIRVFWVAVMGAISVILINIGQGSIDAIQSFIIITAVPISIIMLPVIWTAPAIAHKLAKEQGIIKVKEKNAVFKFLVPNQILKYTGNDKNKD from the coding sequence ATGATTCACAGAAAGTTGAAAGACAAGCTAGATTGGCCAGTATTTATCATAAGTGGTGGCGTACTTATCATATTCGTAGTTATGTCATCATTATTTACTAAGGCCACTTCACATTTTATTCAACAAGGATTTCATTATTCTATAACGTATTTCGGTGCTTTCTGGCAATTTTTGTTATTAGTTACATTTGCGGTAGGATTATTTTTATCCATTACAAAATATGGTCGTGTTAGATTAGGCAATATATCTAAACCAGAAATGGGCTATTTTAAATGGGCAGCAATCATTATTACTTCTGGTTTGGGAGCGGGTGCAATTTTTTGGGCAGCAGCTGAGCCTATGTATTATTTTATTGATGTGCCTCCCACAATGGATGCAAGTATAAAAAATAAGAGCGTCGAAGCAATACCGGCAGCAATGGCTCAAAGTTTCACTTCATGGGGTTATACAGCGTGGGCAGTGTATGGTGCTGTAAGTGGTATTATAATCATGTATGCCCATTACAATAAAGGGATGAAAATTTTACCGAGAACATTGTTGTATCCGATTTTTGGTAAAAAACTTGAGCGTAATGGTTTGGGTTCTGTGATAGATATATTTTGTATTTTAGGCGCAGTAGCTGGAACGATAGGCACAATAGGTTTCTTTGGTTTTCAATTTAGTTACTGGTTACATAGTATTTTTGGAGTTCCTGACAACATTATCACGCAAGTAGTATCGGTTGTTGGTTTAATTGTGGTAGTAACATTCTCTGCTGTAACTGGTATAGATAAAGGGATACAATTTTTAAGTAAATTGAACGTGTGGCTAGCGCTTGGTGTAGCTGCATTTATTATCTTGATAGGACCAGGCATATTCATATTACATACTTTTATGTCTTCATATGGTACTTATATTACACACTTTATTAGTATTAGTACTTTTAGAGGCGACAATAAATGGGCCGGAGCATGGATGTTGTTTTTCTTTGGTTGGTTTATAGGTTATGGACCATTGATGGGCATGTTAGTAGCACGTGTTTCCAGAGGAAGAACAATAAGAGAAATTTTTATCTTAGTTTCAATTTTAGCGGGATTAGTTTCTCAAATTTGGTTTACTATTTTAGGTGGCAGTGGTCTGTTTTATGAACGTCATCAGGCTGGGACTATCAGTCATCCTTTAGAAGAGAATGGTTTGCCAGCAGCTGTCATTTCGATAGCTAATCATCTGCCTTTAGGTAGCTTAGTCGTAATCGCGTTGCTGTTATTAACGTTAATATTCGTTATTACTACGGCAGATACAATGTCGTATTCAATATCTATGTCAGTAACGGGACAAGGCGATCCTCCGAAAATAATAAGAGTATTTTGGGTAGCGGTAATGGGTGCTATTTCCGTAATTCTCATCAATATTGGACAAGGAAGTATTGATGCAATTCAGTCGTTTATTATTATCACGGCAGTACCCATATCAATTATTATGTTACCAGTTATTTGGACTGCCCCAGCCATAGCTCATAAATTAGCTAAAGAGCAGGGTATTATTAAAGTGAAAGAAAAAAATGCAGTTTTCAAATTTCTAGTACCAAATCAAATATTAAAATATACCGGAAATGATAAAAATAAAGATTAA
- a CDS encoding NADPH-dependent F420 reductase, whose protein sequence is MKFGIVGAGPIGSTLSHKLHDSGHKVKVADVRSVKHLKDKNISGQAVELQNIVEDIDILILSIPTDVMPKLSHIISNIPKDIIVVDTSNYYPFRDNKIEAIEDGTPESIWVSQQLGRDVVKAFNNQLAYTLANKGTPQDSENRIAMAVAGNDIKEKEIIMNIVSEVGFDTIDSGELKDSWKQQPGTPAYCTELTKEDLKIALANANKEEAPSLRDKVIENFSSEFTHDDVVNLNRKIYNA, encoded by the coding sequence ATGAAATTCGGCATTGTAGGCGCAGGGCCTATTGGATCAACATTATCTCATAAGTTACATGACAGTGGGCATAAAGTGAAAGTTGCAGATGTTCGTTCTGTTAAACATTTGAAAGATAAAAATATTAGTGGTCAAGCAGTTGAATTACAAAATATTGTAGAAGATATTGATATATTAATACTTTCTATTCCTACCGATGTAATGCCAAAACTCAGTCATATAATATCTAATATACCAAAAGATATTATCGTTGTTGATACTTCTAATTATTATCCATTTAGAGATAATAAAATTGAAGCAATCGAGGATGGCACACCGGAAAGTATATGGGTATCACAACAACTAGGCAGAGATGTGGTCAAAGCATTTAATAATCAGTTGGCATACACACTAGCTAATAAAGGCACTCCACAAGACAGCGAAAATCGTATAGCTATGGCAGTGGCAGGTAATGATATTAAAGAAAAAGAAATAATAATGAATATTGTAAGTGAGGTTGGTTTTGATACTATAGATAGTGGTGAATTGAAAGATTCATGGAAACAACAACCGGGCACGCCAGCTTATTGTACTGAGTTAACTAAAGAAGATTTAAAAATAGCTTTAGCAAACGCTAATAAAGAAGAGGCTCCATCACTTAGAGATAAAGTCATAGAAAACTTTTCTTCTGAATTTACGCATGATGATGTAGTAAACCTTAATAGAAAAATCTATAATGCCTAA
- a CDS encoding winged helix-turn-helix transcriptional regulator, with translation MVKICNYGFDEDVIEEHRDIYGIAYTQNILSGRYKNLIIWYLKENDRRYNQIKKFLTSISQGSLTKQLRELEEDGVINRNVYAEVPPKVVYSLTEKGKALLPIIDMMENFGKKHGQQAKKQ, from the coding sequence ATGGTTAAAATTTGTAATTACGGATTTGATGAAGATGTTATAGAGGAACATAGAGATATTTATGGTATAGCATATACACAAAATATTTTGTCAGGACGCTATAAAAATTTAATCATATGGTATCTAAAAGAAAATGATAGACGCTATAATCAAATTAAAAAATTTCTTACTAGTATTTCTCAAGGATCTCTAACAAAACAATTAAGAGAATTAGAAGAAGACGGTGTTATAAATAGAAATGTATATGCTGAAGTACCTCCCAAAGTTGTTTATAGTTTAACTGAAAAAGGAAAAGCATTACTACCTATCATAGATATGATGGAAAATTTCGGCAAAAAACATGGACAACAGGCAAAAAAACAATAG
- the nfsA gene encoding oxygen-insensitive NADPH nitroreductase, whose translation MNETISLLQNHSSVRKFENKPLSEEQVTDIFKSANQASSFSLLQAVSIIRISDKETREKIQELCADQPYITEASEFWIFCSDFNRNHQIAPDVDLTYTEFLQIGTVDAGLMAQNALIAAESMGLGGVYIGAVRINIEELTEVLDLPEYVTPVMGLCIGYPAQEKNPTKPRLPQSIVMHTDKYEPFNVSDIKEYDEEMKKYYEGRPVRAPFTVRNVKGWSDHIQDHLERSILPNMLTHLNTQGYAKK comes from the coding sequence ATGAATGAGACAATTTCGTTATTACAAAATCATAGTTCGGTAAGAAAATTTGAAAACAAACCATTATCTGAAGAACAAGTAACGGATATATTTAAATCAGCTAACCAAGCCTCTTCATTTAGTTTGTTACAAGCTGTTTCAATTATTAGAATTTCTGATAAAGAGACACGGGAAAAAATCCAAGAACTTTGTGCTGACCAGCCGTATATTACAGAAGCATCAGAGTTTTGGATTTTCTGTTCAGATTTCAATAGAAATCACCAAATTGCTCCTGACGTGGATCTCACTTACACAGAATTTTTACAAATTGGAACTGTTGATGCGGGTCTTATGGCGCAAAATGCTTTAATTGCAGCAGAATCTATGGGTCTAGGTGGTGTTTATATCGGTGCTGTACGTATTAATATAGAGGAACTTACAGAAGTATTAGACTTGCCTGAATACGTCACGCCTGTCATGGGGTTATGTATAGGCTATCCTGCTCAAGAAAAAAATCCAACTAAACCAAGATTACCTCAGTCTATAGTGATGCATACAGATAAATATGAACCATTTAATGTAAGTGATATTAAAGAATACGATGAAGAAATGAAAAAATACTATGAAGGCAGACCTGTCAGAGCACCTTTCACTGTAAGAAATGTTAAAGGATGGAGTGACCACATTCAAGATCACTTAGAAAGAAGTATCTTACCTAATATGCTTACGCACTTAAACACACAAGGGTATGCAAAAAAATAA
- the isaB gene encoding immunodominant staphylococcal antigen IsaB family protein, whose amino-acid sequence MNKVGKLFSATLVVSTLVLGSSAAYISTNSSPVQAAQQVQKWGHGEGGSSGVNTESNAKLKAETPWYNYEGYTTYDPSFTQDYNFVRALKYDNVSIDGYKVDPKATAEYDHSKKVYDTTVDFNGDNKVVSITFLTKPDSVSKATFKKAHTSNKIVDEGKLGNKDGTFVKYATNAGSYTAFFDKNDNLMEVTIGQ is encoded by the coding sequence ATGAATAAAGTAGGAAAATTGTTCTCAGCAACTCTCGTAGTATCAACGCTAGTCTTAGGTTCCTCAGCAGCTTATATTTCAACAAATAGTTCTCCAGTCCAAGCAGCACAGCAAGTACAAAAATGGGGTCATGGTGAAGGTGGTTCAAGTGGTGTCAACACTGAAAGCAATGCTAAATTAAAAGCCGAAACACCATGGTACAACTATGAAGGCTATACAACATACGACCCTTCATTTACGCAAGACTATAACTTCGTCCGCGCATTAAAGTATGATAATGTGTCTATCGATGGTTACAAGGTAGACCCAAAAGCAACAGCAGAATATGATCACTCTAAAAAAGTTTATGATACTACCGTAGACTTTAATGGAGATAATAAAGTCGTCTCAATCACGTTCTTAACAAAACCAGACTCAGTATCAAAAGCAACATTTAAAAAAGCACATACCTCTAACAAAATTGTTGACGAAGGCAAACTAGGCAATAAGGATGGAACATTCGTCAAATACGCGACAAATGCAGGTTCGTACACAGCTTTCTTTGACAAAAACGATAATTTAATGGAAGTTACAATAGGTCAATAA